The Panicum virgatum strain AP13 chromosome 5K, P.virgatum_v5, whole genome shotgun sequence genome has a window encoding:
- the LOC120706283 gene encoding uncharacterized protein LOC120706283, whose product MKFRVVCRKLYDYVRYDLKEIAFPSSLPDPPHIKKRPKLTWHDRWCIFKEATRLYGASWVRDIGPDLRPNDYKKAAEDDEELLNGRPGSDNGKKGKSSEPSVLEDLAVAARGGAEMLKPALRRIYMARASTYTDAMKNFVETYQEGLKDELQEKAADGDGGRQQPQQCDEATKKPPPPPPSS is encoded by the coding sequence ATGAAGTTCAGAGTTGTCTGCAGGAAGCTGTACGACTACGTGCGCTACGACCTCAAGGAGATCGCCTTCCCGTCGTCGCTGCCGGACCCTCCTCACATCAAGAAGCGGCCCAAGCTCACGTGGCACGACCGCTGGTGCATCTTCAAGGAGGCCACCCGGCTGTACGGCGCGTCCTGGGTCAGGGACATCGGCCCCGACCTCAGGCCCAACGACTACAAGAAGGCTGCCGAAGATGACGAGGAGCTGCTCAATGGCAGGCCTGGCTCTGACAATGGCAAGAAGGGGAAGAGCAGCGAGCCCAGCGTGCTGGAGGACCTCGCGGTGGcagcgaggggcggcgcggagaTGCTGAAGCCCGCGCTGAGGCGCATTTACATGGCCCGCGCCTCGACGTACACGGACGCGATGAAGAATTTCGTGGAGACATACCAGGAGGGGCTCAAGGACGAGCTGCAGGAGAAGGCTGCTGATGGGGATGGTGGCCGTCAGCAACCGCAGCAGTGCGACGAGGCAACAAagaaaccgccgccgccgccgccttcatcATGA